One genomic segment of Occultella kanbiaonis includes these proteins:
- a CDS encoding KpsF/GutQ family sugar-phosphate isomerase, producing MHRRTERGTVATLADAISAAHAAMLVEARSIARTADRVQPALAEAITLIHGSSGRVLVSGLGKSGHIAQKIAATLTSTGTPAQFVHAGEALHGDSGAATPADVAILISNSGETAEVCQFAHMLTGWGVPIIAMTRNPDSPLAFFARVVLDISVDGEADPLGLAPTASTASTLAVGDALAIALMTLSGFTPAQFAERHPGGTLGHQLLGTAPRQVSSTPRQVTP from the coding sequence ATGCACCGACGCACTGAGAGGGGCACCGTGGCCACCCTTGCGGACGCGATCTCCGCCGCCCATGCCGCCATGCTCGTCGAGGCCCGCTCGATCGCCCGCACGGCGGACCGGGTCCAGCCCGCCCTGGCGGAGGCGATCACCCTGATCCATGGCTCCAGCGGCCGCGTCCTGGTCTCCGGGCTCGGCAAGTCCGGCCACATCGCTCAGAAGATCGCGGCCACCCTGACCAGCACCGGCACACCGGCCCAGTTCGTGCACGCCGGTGAGGCCCTGCACGGCGACTCCGGCGCGGCCACGCCGGCGGACGTCGCGATCCTGATCTCGAACTCCGGCGAGACCGCGGAGGTGTGTCAGTTCGCGCACATGCTCACCGGGTGGGGTGTGCCGATCATCGCGATGACCCGCAACCCGGACTCGCCGCTGGCCTTCTTCGCCCGTGTGGTGCTGGACATCTCCGTTGACGGAGAGGCCGATCCCCTCGGGCTCGCCCCGACGGCCTCGACGGCGTCGACCCTCGCGGTGGGGGACGCCCTCGCGATCGCACTGATGACGCTCTCCGGCTTCACCCCGGCACAGTTCGCCGAACGCCACCCGGGTGGGACGCTCGGCCACCAGCTGCTCGGGACCGCTCCGCGGCAGGTGTCCTCGACGCCGCGGCAGGTGACCCCATGA
- a CDS encoding ribokinase, with translation MNAAQLTGRGGVCVLASFMYDLVATAPRRPGPGETLIGSHFATFVGGKGFNQAVAAARAGAATTVIGRLGDDLFAAEFREFLAGEGIGAADVRTDPEHGTGVGLPVLDQAGQNSIIVIPRANLAVTVADVEAARDRIESAAVLLLQLELPMDATVHAARIARAAGVRVLLNPAPAATVPTELGDAVDVLIPNEGELRQLAGADAGEPVLDVARRAVAGRTHALIVTLGPDGALVLEPGRPEVHVPGHRVEVVDTIGAGDAFCGSLGARLAAGDALTEAVAFANAAAAVAVTRRGGAPSAPTRAEVLELAGAPAGT, from the coding sequence ATGAACGCCGCCCAACTCACGGGCCGCGGCGGTGTCTGCGTGCTGGCCTCCTTCATGTACGACCTGGTCGCCACTGCCCCCCGACGGCCCGGCCCGGGCGAGACCCTGATCGGATCCCACTTCGCGACCTTCGTGGGTGGCAAGGGTTTCAACCAGGCCGTCGCCGCGGCGCGGGCCGGGGCCGCCACCACCGTGATCGGCCGCCTCGGCGACGACCTCTTCGCCGCGGAGTTCCGGGAGTTCCTGGCGGGCGAGGGGATCGGTGCCGCGGACGTGCGCACCGATCCCGAGCACGGCACCGGGGTGGGTCTGCCGGTGCTGGACCAGGCCGGCCAGAACTCGATCATCGTGATCCCACGGGCGAACCTGGCCGTCACGGTGGCCGACGTCGAGGCGGCCCGCGACCGGATCGAGTCCGCGGCGGTGCTGCTCCTCCAGCTCGAGCTGCCGATGGACGCGACCGTGCACGCCGCCCGGATCGCCCGGGCCGCCGGCGTGCGCGTCCTGCTCAACCCCGCGCCCGCGGCGACCGTCCCCACGGAGCTCGGGGACGCTGTCGACGTGCTCATCCCCAACGAGGGCGAACTACGCCAGCTCGCCGGCGCCGACGCCGGCGAACCGGTCCTCGACGTGGCGCGCCGGGCCGTGGCGGGCCGGACCCACGCCCTGATCGTCACCCTCGGACCGGACGGCGCGCTCGTGCTCGAGCCGGGCCGCCCGGAGGTGCACGTGCCCGGGCACCGGGTGGAGGTGGTGGACACGATCGGCGCCGGGGACGCCTTCTGCGGCAGCCTCGGCGCCCGCCTGGCCGCCGGCGACGCCCTCACCGAGGCGGTGGCGTTCGCGAACGCCGCGGCCGCCGTCGCCGTGACCCGGCGTGGCGGCGCGCCGTCCGCGCCGACCCGTGCCGAGGTGCTCGAACTCGCCGGCGCGCCTGCCGGGACCTGA
- a CDS encoding glycoside hydrolase family 172 protein, whose product MTAEEMETIEMATALGGYGPYGSSLRDLPRLRTHRRLRASSWDRSGGNEDRLTLHPGETVELADLRGAGSINHIWMTVAPRDAPSPDSADRDFLRKLVLAVYWDDSPHPSVLVPLGDFFGVGHGRTVNYASAPLQMSPQDGKALNSFFHMPFATRARFEIISECAEEVLWFYYYIDYDAFDVLEDGLGRFHASWNRENPTAGLDETTAAGLTNSQLLFEGPNLTGDGNYTILETTGRGHYVGCVLNVTNLRHTAEWNWYGEGDDMIFVDGEAWPPSLHGTGTEDYFNTAWCPSESYSAPYHGITLPGGENWSGQVSTYRFHIEDPVPFTTSIRVTIEHGHANRRSDDLSSTAYWYQETPAEHLTLAPVGQRLPRLG is encoded by the coding sequence ATGACCGCGGAGGAGATGGAGACGATCGAGATGGCAACCGCCCTTGGGGGCTACGGCCCGTACGGCAGCAGCCTGCGCGACCTGCCGCGGCTGCGCACGCACCGGCGCCTGCGCGCGTCCAGCTGGGACCGGTCCGGGGGCAACGAGGACCGGCTCACGCTGCACCCCGGCGAGACCGTCGAGCTCGCCGACCTGCGCGGCGCCGGTTCGATCAACCACATCTGGATGACCGTGGCCCCTCGGGACGCGCCGAGCCCGGACAGCGCCGATCGGGACTTCCTGCGCAAGCTGGTGCTGGCGGTCTACTGGGACGACTCGCCGCACCCCTCGGTGCTGGTGCCGCTCGGGGACTTCTTCGGGGTGGGCCACGGGCGCACCGTGAACTACGCGTCGGCGCCGCTGCAGATGAGCCCGCAGGACGGCAAGGCGCTGAACTCGTTCTTCCATATGCCCTTCGCGACCCGGGCCCGGTTCGAGATCATCAGCGAGTGCGCGGAGGAGGTGCTCTGGTTCTACTACTACATCGACTACGACGCCTTCGACGTCCTCGAGGACGGCCTCGGGCGGTTCCACGCGTCCTGGAACCGGGAGAACCCGACGGCCGGCCTGGACGAGACCACCGCGGCGGGCCTGACGAACTCCCAGCTGCTCTTCGAGGGCCCGAACCTCACCGGGGACGGCAACTACACGATCCTGGAGACCACCGGCCGCGGGCACTACGTCGGCTGCGTCCTGAACGTGACGAACCTGCGCCACACCGCCGAGTGGAACTGGTACGGCGAGGGCGACGACATGATCTTCGTCGACGGCGAGGCGTGGCCACCGAGCCTGCACGGCACCGGCACCGAGGACTACTTCAACACGGCCTGGTGCCCGTCGGAGAGCTACAGCGCGCCGTACCACGGCATCACGCTGCCGGGCGGTGAGAACTGGTCCGGGCAGGTCTCGACGTACCGGTTCCACATCGAGGACCCGGTGCCGTTCACCACGTCGATCCGGGTCACCATCGAGCACGGGCATGCGAACCGCCGCAGCGACGACCTCTCCTCCACCGCCTACTGGTACCAGGAGACCCCGGCCGAACACCTCACGCTGGCACCGGTGGGCCAGCGGCTGCCGAGGCTGGGATGA
- a CDS encoding glycoside hydrolase family 172 protein, with translation MFTNDLAALRDVRTRSISPENPDGAKGGGGRATTGTGAEAARDLGVGWKVSPSVRIEPGQTYDLARIPGAGRITHIWLTTHTDNWRRLLLRAYWDSASEPAIEVPVGDFFGQGWGAFAQLSSAMVAVNPHGGFNSYWPMPFSDGAHLTIENLGAEPVVVYFQVTYEEGGDVARTGRLHAQWRRSNPLPDATTHVLLDGVRGRGQYVGTYVAWGVNSTGWWGEGEIKFYLDGDASAAEPYPTICGTGTEDYFGGAWNFDVPGQGYTEFTTPYLGLHQVLRPDGLYASQQRFGMYRWHVPDPIHFDTDLSVDLQALGWRSGGRYLPLHDDIASTAFFYLDAPVTTRPPAPDVDRLEIL, from the coding sequence ATGTTCACCAATGACCTCGCCGCGCTCCGAGACGTACGGACCCGCTCGATCAGCCCGGAGAACCCCGACGGCGCCAAGGGCGGGGGAGGGCGGGCCACCACGGGCACCGGCGCCGAGGCCGCCCGGGACCTGGGCGTCGGCTGGAAGGTCTCCCCGAGCGTGCGCATCGAGCCCGGGCAGACCTACGACCTGGCCCGGATCCCCGGTGCCGGGCGGATCACCCACATCTGGCTGACCACGCACACCGACAACTGGCGCCGGCTGTTGCTGCGGGCGTACTGGGACTCCGCGAGCGAGCCGGCGATCGAGGTACCGGTCGGGGACTTCTTCGGTCAGGGCTGGGGTGCCTTCGCCCAGCTCAGCTCGGCGATGGTCGCCGTGAACCCCCACGGCGGCTTCAACTCCTACTGGCCGATGCCGTTCTCCGACGGCGCCCACCTGACCATCGAGAATCTCGGTGCCGAGCCCGTGGTCGTGTACTTCCAGGTCACCTACGAGGAGGGCGGGGACGTGGCCCGCACCGGCCGGCTGCACGCGCAGTGGCGACGCAGCAACCCGCTGCCGGACGCGACCACACACGTGCTGCTCGACGGCGTCCGTGGCCGCGGACAGTACGTCGGCACCTACGTCGCCTGGGGTGTGAACTCCACCGGCTGGTGGGGCGAGGGGGAGATCAAGTTCTACCTGGACGGTGACGCCTCGGCGGCCGAGCCGTACCCGACCATCTGTGGCACCGGCACCGAGGACTACTTCGGGGGTGCGTGGAACTTCGACGTGCCCGGCCAGGGCTACACGGAGTTCACGACGCCGTACCTGGGCCTGCACCAGGTGCTGCGTCCGGACGGGCTGTACGCCTCCCAGCAGCGCTTCGGCATGTACCGCTGGCACGTGCCGGACCCGATCCATTTCGATACCGACCTCTCCGTGGACCTCCAGGCCCTCGGCTGGCGCAGCGGCGGCCGCTACCTCCCGCTGCACGACGACATCGCCTCCACCGCGTTCTTCTACCTGGACGCGCCGGTCACCACCCGGCCGCCGGCCCCGGACGTCGATCGGCTCGAGATCCTCTGA
- a CDS encoding GH116 family glycosyl-hydrolase gives MTDTRPTTEATSAVARSIEHTQGRHVAMPLGGIGTGNLAIGADGGLRQWQLHNIGNHRGDLPYSFFAVRIAQWEPPFDAVRVLQAPPADPAATRTPMVSDDEVPQWQRDLLADADGVHGTTFTGTYPFGRVDYHDEELPVRISLEAFTPMVPLDLERSSLPTAMFTFTITNTDVTPVHGWLGGAVQNAVGSDGTLAPDGVRAPGYGGNTNRIRRRDGWTDLILENHTRAPEDPGAGQMVLTADAPYTSALPQWTHPRQFLDFLRARHPFGAQDWAHLPTTMADPQPSGTWAASGASPEGSTWNGGLAAQFSVDPGESVTVRFALTWHFPNRYMNFIQFGGIRPEWGPTRFWLGNHYTTVYPDAEAVAARVRSDWAELEADSRAWTTMLRGTALASDAVEHLAAQAAIVRSPTFFRTADGHFFGFEGVQGASTTMWGGSVGGSCPLNCTHVYNYAQGIARLFPQIERDMRECEFDVMQAPEGFIPHRVISPTYLPQLWDRLIGGPEEPALDGMLGTVLKTYREVRGGAGQEWLDRYWPNVERLVEYVAARWDTGGTGMLHGIQPSTHDIDLAGLNPFMGTLWLAALRAGEELARLVGREDVARRWRGWFEKGSAAYDEALFTGEYYVQVLEVGDPRVFQWESGCLSDQLIGQWWAHLLGLGHILPAEHVRTALRSVVRHNLRTGFTDFVNGYRVFADGDETGLLMCTWPSGGRPEVPTRYCDEVWTGSEGQLAAHLIMEGLTAEADAVLRGLHGRYDGRRRNPYNQVECGDHYVRALSGWSVLDAVTGHRWDATTGTLALDAPPVGGSWPVLTDEGWGDLRECDGGFELRCLGGELVVATLVLGGERMDAGLRLGAGQARRVGGSGG, from the coding sequence ATGACTGACACCCGCCCGACCACGGAGGCGACCTCCGCCGTCGCCCGATCCATCGAGCACACGCAGGGCCGGCACGTGGCGATGCCGCTCGGCGGCATCGGCACCGGGAACCTCGCGATCGGCGCCGACGGTGGCCTGCGGCAGTGGCAACTGCACAACATCGGCAACCACCGCGGCGACCTGCCGTACTCCTTCTTCGCCGTCCGGATCGCGCAGTGGGAGCCGCCGTTCGACGCGGTTCGCGTGCTCCAGGCGCCGCCGGCGGACCCGGCCGCCACGCGGACCCCGATGGTCAGCGACGACGAGGTGCCGCAGTGGCAGCGGGACCTGCTCGCCGACGCCGACGGCGTCCACGGCACGACCTTCACGGGCACCTACCCGTTCGGTCGGGTCGACTATCACGACGAGGAACTGCCGGTCCGGATCAGCCTCGAGGCGTTCACCCCGATGGTGCCGCTGGACCTCGAGCGCAGCAGCCTGCCGACGGCGATGTTCACCTTCACGATCACGAACACCGACGTCACGCCGGTGCACGGGTGGCTGGGCGGGGCGGTGCAGAACGCCGTCGGCTCCGACGGGACGCTGGCGCCGGACGGCGTCCGGGCGCCCGGGTACGGGGGCAACACCAACCGGATCCGGCGCCGGGACGGGTGGACCGACCTGATCCTGGAGAACCACACGCGTGCTCCCGAGGACCCCGGCGCCGGGCAGATGGTGCTCACCGCGGACGCCCCGTACACCTCGGCCCTGCCCCAGTGGACCCACCCGCGGCAGTTCCTGGACTTCCTGCGCGCACGGCACCCGTTCGGGGCGCAGGACTGGGCGCACCTGCCGACGACGATGGCCGACCCGCAGCCGAGCGGGACCTGGGCCGCCTCCGGTGCGAGCCCCGAGGGCAGCACCTGGAACGGTGGCCTGGCCGCCCAGTTCTCCGTCGATCCGGGTGAGAGCGTCACCGTGCGGTTCGCGCTGACCTGGCACTTCCCGAACCGGTACATGAACTTCATCCAGTTCGGCGGGATCCGACCCGAGTGGGGGCCGACCCGGTTCTGGCTGGGCAACCACTACACGACCGTGTACCCCGACGCCGAGGCGGTCGCCGCCCGGGTCCGCAGCGACTGGGCGGAGCTGGAGGCCGACTCCCGGGCGTGGACCACGATGCTGCGCGGGACCGCACTGGCGAGCGACGCCGTCGAACATCTCGCGGCGCAGGCCGCGATCGTGCGCAGCCCGACGTTCTTCCGGACGGCCGACGGGCACTTCTTCGGGTTCGAGGGGGTGCAGGGCGCCTCGACCACGATGTGGGGTGGGTCGGTCGGCGGCTCCTGCCCGCTGAATTGCACCCACGTGTACAACTACGCCCAGGGGATCGCCCGGCTGTTCCCGCAGATCGAACGGGACATGCGCGAGTGCGAGTTCGACGTGATGCAGGCGCCGGAGGGTTTCATCCCGCACCGGGTGATCTCGCCGACGTACCTGCCACAGCTGTGGGACCGGCTGATCGGAGGGCCGGAGGAGCCCGCGCTGGACGGGATGCTCGGCACCGTTCTGAAGACGTACCGGGAGGTGCGCGGCGGCGCGGGGCAGGAGTGGCTGGACCGGTACTGGCCGAACGTGGAGCGGCTGGTCGAGTACGTGGCGGCGAGGTGGGACACCGGCGGGACCGGGATGCTGCACGGGATCCAGCCGTCCACCCACGACATCGACCTCGCCGGGCTCAACCCGTTCATGGGGACCCTGTGGCTCGCGGCGTTGCGGGCGGGGGAGGAACTGGCCCGGCTCGTCGGCCGCGAGGACGTGGCGCGGCGGTGGCGCGGGTGGTTCGAGAAGGGCAGCGCCGCCTACGACGAGGCGCTGTTCACCGGTGAGTACTACGTGCAGGTGCTCGAGGTCGGCGACCCGCGGGTGTTCCAGTGGGAGTCCGGGTGCCTGAGCGACCAGTTGATCGGGCAGTGGTGGGCGCACCTGCTCGGCCTCGGGCACATCCTGCCGGCCGAGCACGTGCGCACGGCGCTGCGGTCGGTGGTGCGCCACAACCTGCGCACCGGCTTCACCGACTTCGTCAACGGGTACCGCGTGTTCGCCGACGGCGACGAGACCGGACTCCTGATGTGCACCTGGCCCAGCGGTGGGCGACCCGAGGTGCCCACCAGGTACTGCGACGAGGTGTGGACGGGCTCCGAGGGGCAGCTCGCGGCGCACCTGATCATGGAGGGCCTGACCGCTGAGGCGGACGCCGTGCTGCGCGGGCTGCACGGCCGGTACGACGGACGTCGCCGGAACCCGTACAACCAGGTGGAGTGCGGTGACCACTACGTGCGTGCGCTCTCCGGGTGGAGCGTGCTGGACGCCGTCACCGGGCACCGCTGGGACGCGACCACCGGCACGCTCGCGCTGGACGCGCCGCCGGTCGGTGGGAGCTGGCCGGTACTGACCGACGAGGGTTGGGGCGACCTGCGTGAGTGCGACGGCGGCTTCGAGTTGCGTTGCCTGGGTGGGGAGCTCGTTGTGGCCACGTTGGTGCTCGGCGGCGAGCGGATGGACGCGGGGCTGCGACTGGGGGCAGGGCAGGCCCGGCGGGTCGGTGGATCCGGCGGGTAG
- a CDS encoding carbohydrate ABC transporter permease: MAASAPIIVTEPDPARSAGARDAVHRHRRSARAGGPGWAVLRYVYSAAIFLAALFPLAWMAISGFKARNEVVSSPFQFFPDVWQPQNYVDIASDPQFLRAVGVSFGGALLFAALSLAVNSMAAYAFARLEFAFKRTIWVVVLMTMFIPGMAILLTSYIVVTRMGLLNTLAVLVVPGAAAAVHIFFIRQFYLGIPTSIEEAALIDGADRWRIFTAIFLPMSKPVFVVVGITSFLAFWNAYVWPIMTITEPDSALTQIQQYLATFRSERRIEYGLLLAGSTLAATPVIVLFLIFQRYIISGIRISGIK; this comes from the coding sequence ATGGCTGCGTCCGCACCGATCATCGTCACCGAACCCGACCCCGCCCGGTCGGCGGGGGCGCGCGATGCCGTGCACCGGCACCGACGGTCGGCCCGCGCCGGCGGCCCGGGCTGGGCCGTACTCCGGTACGTGTACTCGGCGGCCATCTTCCTCGCCGCACTGTTCCCGCTGGCGTGGATGGCGATCTCCGGGTTCAAGGCCCGCAACGAGGTGGTCAGCTCACCGTTCCAGTTCTTCCCGGACGTCTGGCAACCGCAGAACTACGTCGACATCGCCTCCGACCCGCAGTTCCTGCGGGCGGTCGGGGTGTCCTTCGGTGGGGCGCTGCTGTTCGCGGCCCTGAGCCTCGCCGTGAACTCGATGGCCGCGTACGCGTTCGCGCGGCTGGAGTTCGCGTTCAAGCGGACCATCTGGGTGGTCGTCCTGATGACGATGTTCATCCCGGGCATGGCGATCCTGCTCACCTCCTACATCGTCGTGACCCGGATGGGACTGCTGAACACGCTCGCGGTGCTGGTGGTCCCCGGCGCGGCCGCGGCGGTGCACATCTTCTTCATCCGGCAGTTCTACCTGGGCATCCCGACCTCGATCGAGGAGGCGGCCCTCATCGACGGCGCGGACCGGTGGCGGATCTTCACGGCGATCTTCCTGCCGATGTCCAAGCCGGTGTTCGTGGTGGTCGGGATCACCTCGTTCCTGGCATTCTGGAACGCGTACGTGTGGCCGATCATGACGATCACCGAACCGGACTCCGCGCTGACCCAGATCCAGCAGTACCTGGCCACGTTCCGGTCCGAACGACGCATCGAGTACGGGCTGCTGCTGGCCGGGTCCACGCTGGCCGCGACGCCGGTGATCGTGCTCTTCCTGATCTTCCAGCGCTACATCATCAGCGGCATCCGGATCTCCGGGATCAAATGA
- a CDS encoding ABC transporter substrate-binding protein: MRSTRRLTGGLGVVAATALVLAACSGTPDGGPEGSASGEEVPEGVTEVTFWQQSFTDEENEWYESVVDSYNESQDEVHVTLTAVPGDAWEQRMTAAQAAGNAPDIRTMNYGGVRNAALTSQITPLSDLISAEAWDDLQENVRGSVTVDGEEYAYPMLVEPSAILWYRTDLFEAAGIDGPPTTWDELVADAELLTNDEVFGMRLAQNAPDMSWSTWGYQWNVAGHLPISDDWSEGMATEDYAPLLQAFQDLFASGALPPADGVGYPDASTFGDGQYAMMANGSWAASQLLSDYPDLVPNVAVAPMPSFDGQSGQTTATLGGWTWAVDGNTEVAEEAATFIEWALGGDTENVVPFFEATQFSKVSPRVSVAEAISALPDVDTVNPWNAVIQEEIVPFAQPEPGYPWNVSLAMGEAIEAAMQGTPVSEALAAANDKINTEIANSQLAGTGS; encoded by the coding sequence ATGCGTTCGACACGCAGATTGACCGGCGGCCTCGGTGTCGTGGCCGCCACCGCTCTGGTGCTTGCGGCCTGCAGCGGAACGCCCGACGGCGGCCCCGAAGGTTCCGCGAGTGGCGAGGAGGTTCCCGAGGGGGTCACCGAGGTGACGTTCTGGCAGCAGTCGTTCACCGACGAGGAGAACGAGTGGTACGAGTCCGTCGTGGACTCCTACAACGAGTCCCAGGACGAGGTGCACGTGACCCTCACCGCGGTGCCCGGCGACGCCTGGGAGCAACGGATGACGGCCGCGCAGGCCGCCGGGAACGCCCCGGACATCCGCACCATGAACTACGGCGGGGTCCGCAACGCAGCGCTCACCAGTCAGATCACGCCGCTCTCGGACCTGATCAGCGCCGAGGCCTGGGACGACCTGCAGGAGAACGTGCGCGGCTCGGTCACGGTCGACGGCGAGGAGTACGCGTACCCGATGCTCGTGGAGCCGTCCGCGATCCTCTGGTACCGCACCGACCTGTTCGAGGCGGCCGGGATCGACGGGCCACCCACCACCTGGGACGAACTGGTCGCCGACGCGGAACTGCTCACGAACGACGAGGTGTTCGGGATGCGGCTGGCCCAGAACGCGCCGGACATGTCCTGGTCCACCTGGGGCTACCAGTGGAACGTGGCCGGGCACCTGCCGATCAGTGACGACTGGTCCGAGGGCATGGCCACCGAGGACTACGCACCGCTGCTGCAGGCGTTCCAGGACCTGTTCGCCAGCGGGGCGCTGCCGCCCGCGGACGGCGTCGGCTACCCGGACGCGTCCACGTTCGGTGACGGGCAGTACGCCATGATGGCGAACGGCTCCTGGGCGGCCAGCCAGCTGCTCAGCGACTACCCCGACCTGGTCCCGAACGTCGCGGTCGCCCCGATGCCGTCCTTCGACGGGCAGAGCGGCCAGACCACGGCCACCCTCGGCGGCTGGACCTGGGCCGTCGACGGCAACACCGAGGTGGCCGAGGAGGCCGCCACCTTCATCGAGTGGGCGCTCGGTGGCGACACCGAGAACGTGGTCCCGTTCTTCGAGGCCACCCAGTTCTCCAAGGTCTCGCCGCGGGTGTCCGTGGCCGAGGCGATCAGCGCCCTACCGGACGTGGACACCGTGAACCCGTGGAACGCCGTCATCCAGGAGGAGATCGTGCCGTTCGCGCAGCCGGAGCCGGGCTACCCGTGGAACGTGAGCCTGGCGATGGGGGAGGCCATCGAGGCCGCCATGCAGGGCACCCCCGTCTCCGAGGCGCTGGCCGCGGCGAACGACAAGATCAACACCGAGATCGCGAACTCCCAACTGGCCGGTACGGGGAGCTGA
- a CDS encoding DUF4185 domain-containing protein, whose amino-acid sequence MATISAAAAAALVACGSTGGGPDVNTDPDRPFVLDGVANVTRIAQLTGPDSTLNDTAAVAVAGTDLGSMFNVGEVTYLVFGDTFGTRDPDAVGGQGGNWRSNAVAYTTDDDPADGLTFDGWLLDDIGLALEVVPGEHDGNDAGGEVTKIPTHGFAVGETLYLQYMSVLHWGDPGQWDANHAGLARSTDDGATWETLPAPQWPGDSNFVQVSVAEVTEDGEDFLYFWSIPSGRFGGVQLMKVPASTEAVEDLGAYRYFAGTDDDGDPIWSESMADAQTILDGTIGELSVVYSPTLERWLMTYSTDGDAVLAEGITPWGPWSEPHVLTTQAQTPGLYSPYLNPRYVSDDGLTIYFTLSIWGPYNVFWYSADLVPAPA is encoded by the coding sequence ATGGCGACGATCTCGGCGGCGGCCGCCGCCGCACTTGTCGCGTGCGGCTCGACCGGAGGAGGACCCGACGTGAACACCGACCCCGACCGCCCGTTCGTGCTCGACGGCGTCGCGAACGTCACCCGGATCGCTCAGCTCACCGGCCCGGACAGCACCCTCAACGACACCGCCGCGGTGGCCGTGGCAGGCACCGACCTCGGCTCGATGTTCAACGTCGGCGAGGTGACCTACCTCGTGTTCGGGGACACGTTCGGCACCCGAGACCCCGACGCCGTCGGCGGGCAGGGTGGCAACTGGCGCTCGAACGCGGTGGCCTACACCACCGACGACGACCCGGCCGACGGCCTCACCTTCGACGGCTGGCTGCTCGACGACATCGGGCTCGCCCTCGAGGTGGTGCCCGGCGAGCACGACGGCAACGACGCCGGGGGAGAGGTGACGAAGATCCCCACCCACGGCTTCGCCGTCGGGGAGACGCTCTACCTGCAGTACATGTCCGTGCTGCACTGGGGCGACCCGGGCCAGTGGGACGCCAACCACGCGGGCCTGGCCCGCAGCACGGACGACGGCGCCACCTGGGAGACCCTGCCCGCCCCGCAGTGGCCCGGCGACTCGAACTTCGTCCAGGTCTCGGTGGCCGAGGTGACCGAGGACGGGGAGGACTTCCTGTACTTCTGGTCCATCCCGTCCGGTCGGTTCGGCGGGGTGCAGCTGATGAAGGTCCCGGCCAGTACCGAAGCCGTCGAGGACCTGGGCGCGTACCGGTACTTCGCCGGGACCGACGACGACGGGGACCCGATCTGGTCGGAGTCGATGGCAGACGCGCAGACCATCCTGGACGGCACCATCGGCGAACTCTCCGTCGTCTACAGCCCCACCCTGGAACGCTGGCTGATGACTTACTCCACGGACGGGGACGCGGTGCTCGCCGAGGGCATCACCCCCTGGGGTCCGTGGAGCGAGCCGCACGTGCTGACCACCCAGGCGCAGACGCCCGGGCTGTACAGCCCGTACCTGAATCCCCGCTACGTCAGCGATGACGGCCTCACGATCTACTTCACGCTCTCGATCTGGGGTCCCTACAACGTGTTCTGGTACAGCGCCGACCTCGTGCCGGCGCCCGCGTGA
- a CDS encoding carbohydrate ABC transporter permease, translating to MTTIQAQAPPAKGRARRRPKPAHRDNRIAFLMLAPALVLLGIFVLWPLVYAWYVSFFNWSFYTESVFVGLRNFRLVLADPVFWASIGRGLRFSVIVVPAILILAFVFANLVKAMGQRMGTLLKVSIYIPTVISGVIASIVFVLIYEYRQGLLNWLIGLVGFENQPWLGSASTALLALTAPAIWLGLGLASLIMLAGLLDIPESYYESAELDGANWWQRTVFITVPLMRNIGLYLLVTCFVATIQQYELPLIMTSGGPVQSTLLPNLHIFLRFTNDDTVGYSIAAALLLFVVLGGLSAVIFRVINSEKAVDA from the coding sequence ATGACGACAATCCAGGCGCAGGCGCCGCCGGCCAAGGGCCGGGCGCGCCGCCGCCCCAAGCCGGCCCACCGCGACAACCGGATCGCGTTCCTGATGCTGGCCCCGGCGCTGGTCCTGCTCGGGATCTTCGTGCTGTGGCCGCTCGTCTACGCGTGGTACGTGAGCTTCTTCAACTGGAGCTTCTACACGGAGTCGGTGTTCGTGGGGCTCCGCAACTTCCGCCTGGTGCTCGCCGACCCGGTGTTCTGGGCCTCGATCGGCCGGGGCCTGCGGTTCTCAGTGATCGTGGTCCCGGCGATCCTGATCCTCGCGTTCGTGTTCGCGAACCTCGTCAAGGCGATGGGGCAGAGGATGGGGACTTTGCTCAAGGTGAGCATCTACATCCCGACGGTGATCTCGGGGGTGATCGCCTCGATCGTGTTCGTGCTCATCTACGAGTACCGGCAGGGGCTGCTGAACTGGCTCATCGGTCTGGTCGGGTTCGAGAACCAGCCGTGGCTGGGCAGCGCGAGCACCGCCCTCCTCGCGCTGACCGCGCCGGCGATCTGGCTCGGCCTCGGGCTCGCGTCCCTGATCATGCTCGCCGGGCTCCTGGACATCCCGGAGAGCTACTACGAGTCGGCCGAGCTGGACGGGGCGAACTGGTGGCAGCGGACCGTGTTCATCACGGTCCCGCTGATGCGCAACATCGGCCTGTACCTGCTCGTCACCTGCTTCGTGGCCACGATCCAGCAGTACGAGCTGCCGCTGATCATGACCTCCGGCGGCCCGGTTCAGTCCACCCTGCTGCCGAACCTGCACATCTTCCTACGCTTCACCAACGACGACACCGTCGGCTACTCGATCGCCGCGGCACTGCTGCTGTTCGTGGTGCTGGGCGGGCTGTCCGCGGTGATCTTCAGGGTGATCAACTCCGAGAAGGCGGTGGATGCCTGA